Below is a window of Chryseobacterium arthrosphaerae DNA.
AATCAGGAAGTGCATCCTGAGCCAAGACGGGTTATAAAATATACGTTGTTCTGGTGCCACAACGGGAGTGCTGAAATTCTGATTGATGAAAATATTTTCATGTTGAAAACCGGACATGCAGTGACCATTACTTCGGGGCAGTTTCATCAGTTGAGATCTGTGGAGGGGGAACTTACCGCTCTTGAATTTACTTTAGATTTCTTCAGTAAAAGCGACAGTGATATTGAGCTGATCTTTCACAACGGGCTGTTTTGTCATTTCGGAATGAATGAAATGATCAGGGTTCACAATTCTTCCTTATTTTCGGAAATTCTGAGCCGTATTGAAAAAGAAATTCATGAAAAGCCTTATCAATATCTGATATCCACCCATGCTCTGGTGGAATTGCTGTTGGTGGA
It encodes the following:
- a CDS encoding helix-turn-helix domain-containing protein, which encodes MIEIRKYSNQEVHPEPRRVIKYTLFWCHNGSAEILIDENIFMLKTGHAVTITSGQFHQLRSVEGELTALEFTLDFFSKSDSDIELIFHNGLFCHFGMNEMIRVHNSSLFSEILSRIEKEIHEKPYQYLISTHALVELLLVEINRSKIANGDEIWKPDALFLQFLESVRDHFSHNYQLSHFADLLGTTEAKLNEVSKLHTNKTAQNVIYSLTVSEAKRLLLYEKLTVKEIAYRLGFNDPFYFSNFFKKHTSKSPKDYQKAIITSS